The Tissierellales bacterium genomic interval AAATATTATTCAGCTTCAAATATTAAATCTTCATCGGCAGAATAAATTTTTTCAATTTCGTCGTTGATGATATCTTCGATACAGCCATCGAAGAGTATTTTAGCACCAATTCCACAGTTTGAACTTAATTTTCTAGGCACTGGCATTAATTCGCATTTTATTTGATTTTTTTTCATATTTCTATCAAATTTTATTGCACCAG includes:
- a CDS encoding DUF3343 domain-containing protein, coding for MYYTIIFFTHSGAIKFDRNMKKNQIKCELMPVPRKLSSNCGIGAKILFDGCIEDIINDEIEKIYSADEDLIFEAE